In one window of Saprospiraceae bacterium DNA:
- a CDS encoding SDR family oxidoreductase, whose translation MYQQPNNRLKNQTCIVTGANSGIGRAVAMSMARDGANVVVNYVFGDEAAQQVVDEIAQMGGTAIAYKADVSKEDQVMAMFQETIATFGTVDILVKNAGLQRDAAFHNMSLKDWQFVLDVNLTGQFLCAREAIREFLRRGPRPDVSVALGKIICMSSVHEVIPWGGHVNYAASKGGVMLMMKSLAQEYGPMKIRINSVGPGAIKTPINRPAWETPEAEAKLLELIPYQRVGETSDIGAAAVWLASDESDYIHGTTIFVDGGMTLYPGFTENG comes from the coding sequence ATGTATCAACAACCCAACAATCGCCTCAAAAACCAAACCTGCATCGTCACCGGCGCGAACAGCGGCATCGGTCGTGCAGTCGCCATGTCCATGGCCCGCGACGGCGCCAACGTGGTGGTCAACTACGTTTTCGGCGACGAAGCCGCGCAGCAGGTCGTGGATGAAATCGCCCAGATGGGCGGCACGGCCATCGCCTACAAAGCCGACGTCAGCAAGGAAGACCAAGTAATGGCCATGTTTCAAGAAACCATCGCCACCTTCGGCACGGTGGATATTTTGGTCAAAAACGCCGGCTTGCAACGCGACGCGGCTTTCCACAACATGAGCCTGAAAGACTGGCAATTCGTGCTCGACGTGAACCTCACGGGCCAATTCCTCTGCGCCCGCGAAGCCATCCGCGAGTTCCTGCGGCGCGGCCCGCGCCCCGACGTGTCGGTGGCTTTGGGCAAAATTATTTGCATGAGTTCTGTTCACGAGGTGATTCCGTGGGGCGGCCATGTGAATTACGCGGCTTCGAAAGGCGGCGTGATGCTGATGATGAAATCGCTCGCGCAGGAGTACGGCCCGATGAAAATCCGCATCAACTCGGTGGGCCCCGGCGCCATCAAAACGCCCATCAACCGCCCGGCGTGGGAAACGCCCGAAGCCGAGGCAAAACTGCTCGAACTCATTCCTTACCAGCGCGTTGGAGAGACTTCCGACATCGGCGCGGCAGCCGTTTGGCTGGCTTCCGACGAGTCGGACTACATTCACGGCACCACG